In Geotalea uraniireducens, one genomic interval encodes:
- a CDS encoding DegQ family serine endoprotease: MKRTAVRLFSTVMGVTLLVSSCFGTAWAKELAPDFVELAKKLKPSVVNISTAKTVKPQTQFRRPFSSPFGNDPFQDFFDRFFDNMQPRPYKQRSLGSGFIIDGGYILTNNHVVAGADEIKIKLADGREFKAEIKGLDEKLDLALLKSDAKEELPTAKLGDSDVIQVGEWVMAIGNPFGLAETVTAGIVSAKGRVIGSGPYDDFIQTDASINPGNSGGPLFNAKGEVIGINTAIIAGGQGIGFAIPVNMAKSIIPQLREKGKVTRGWLGVSIQPVTPDLAKSFGLSSEKGALVSEVLPGSPAETAGFKPGDIILEFDGKVIHEMSELPRLVAATDVGKKVTVKIVRDGKEENVTAVIDRLKDGGGDEQGEAAQDKLGLTVRELNKDLASRFQLKETSGVVVTEVKSDGLAQEAGIAQGDIIKEIDGQKVANLKEYEKAIAAHKKGQVIRFLLKRGDSSLFVATKLD; this comes from the coding sequence ATGAAACGAACGGCAGTACGCTTGTTTTCTACGGTGATGGGGGTAACGCTACTCGTCTCAAGCTGTTTCGGGACGGCTTGGGCAAAGGAACTTGCCCCCGACTTTGTGGAGTTGGCCAAGAAACTGAAACCATCCGTTGTCAATATCAGTACAGCCAAAACGGTAAAGCCACAAACACAATTCCGACGCCCTTTCAGTAGCCCCTTTGGCAATGACCCCTTCCAGGATTTCTTTGACCGTTTCTTCGACAACATGCAGCCTCGCCCTTACAAGCAACGGAGTCTCGGGTCCGGATTCATCATCGACGGAGGTTACATCCTTACCAACAATCATGTGGTGGCCGGCGCCGACGAGATCAAGATAAAACTGGCCGATGGCCGCGAATTCAAGGCCGAAATCAAGGGGCTTGACGAAAAGCTGGATCTGGCACTGCTCAAAAGCGACGCCAAGGAGGAGTTGCCGACGGCGAAACTGGGTGACAGTGACGTTATCCAGGTGGGGGAATGGGTAATGGCTATCGGCAACCCATTCGGACTTGCCGAAACGGTAACTGCCGGCATTGTCAGCGCCAAGGGCCGGGTGATCGGCAGCGGCCCGTACGATGACTTCATCCAGACCGACGCTTCCATCAACCCCGGCAACTCGGGGGGGCCGCTTTTCAATGCCAAAGGGGAGGTGATCGGTATCAACACGGCGATCATTGCCGGCGGCCAGGGAATCGGTTTCGCCATCCCCGTCAACATGGCCAAGTCCATCATCCCTCAACTGAGGGAGAAGGGGAAGGTGACACGCGGCTGGTTGGGGGTCTCCATCCAGCCGGTTACCCCCGATCTGGCGAAATCTTTCGGCCTGAGCAGCGAAAAGGGAGCCCTGGTGAGCGAAGTCCTGCCGGGGAGCCCGGCCGAGACGGCGGGGTTTAAGCCTGGTGACATCATTCTGGAGTTCGATGGGAAAGTCATTCATGAGATGAGCGAACTCCCACGGTTAGTGGCTGCAACCGATGTGGGTAAGAAGGTCACGGTCAAGATAGTGCGTGACGGCAAGGAAGAGAATGTTACCGCTGTCATTGATCGTTTGAAGGATGGCGGTGGCGATGAGCAGGGTGAAGCTGCCCAGGATAAGCTGGGGCTCACCGTCAGGGAATTGAACAAAGACCTTGCCTCCAGGTTTCAGCTAAAGGAAACATCGGGTGTGGTTGTGACCGAGGTGAAATCGGACGGGCTGGCTCAGGAGGCGGGCATCGCCCAGGGAGATATCATCAAGGAGATCGACGGGCAAAAGGTGGCCAACCTGAAGGAATATGAAAAGGCCATAGCCGCCCATAAGAAAGGGCAGGTTATTCGCTTCCTTCTGAAGCGGGGTGACAGCTCTCTCTTTGTCGCCACCAAACTCGATTGA
- a CDS encoding FKBP-type peptidyl-prolyl cis-trans isomerase, translated as MLRIIIVAILSLLIAIPSFAVEGPKNEDEKTLYAIGLTVARSLSVFNLSPAELEHVKQGITDAVEGKKPAVDLADYTGKVQELARARRKVQGEKAAAAGKEFLEKAAGEKGAVKTDSGMVYQSLKDGSGASPTATDTVKVNYRGTLVDGKEFDSSYKRGTPAEFRLDGVIKCWTEGLQKMKEGGKARFVCPSTLAYGDAGAGELILPGSTLNFEVELLEIKKK; from the coding sequence ATGCTCAGAATCATCATTGTCGCCATACTCTCCCTGCTCATCGCTATCCCTTCATTTGCCGTCGAGGGGCCCAAAAATGAGGATGAGAAGACTCTTTATGCCATCGGGCTGACGGTTGCCCGGTCTCTGTCGGTATTCAACCTGTCCCCCGCCGAGTTGGAGCATGTCAAACAAGGGATTACGGATGCGGTCGAAGGAAAGAAACCGGCGGTAGATTTGGCCGACTATACCGGGAAGGTGCAAGAACTGGCCCGTGCGCGCCGCAAGGTCCAGGGAGAGAAGGCTGCTGCTGCGGGTAAGGAGTTCCTGGAGAAGGCGGCCGGCGAAAAAGGGGCTGTAAAGACCGATTCCGGAATGGTGTACCAGTCCTTGAAGGATGGAAGTGGCGCCAGTCCGACCGCAACCGATACGGTAAAGGTCAACTATCGCGGGACCCTCGTTGATGGAAAGGAATTCGACAGTTCGTACAAGCGCGGCACTCCTGCCGAGTTCCGTCTGGACGGGGTCATAAAATGCTGGACCGAAGGGCTGCAGAAAATGAAAGAGGGTGGAAAGGCCCGGTTTGTCTGCCCGTCCACGCTCGCCTACGGCGATGCTGGTGCCGGGGAACTCATTCTTCCAGGATCAACGCTTAACTTCGAGGTAGAACTCCTTGAAATCAAGAAGAAATAG
- a CDS encoding thioredoxin family protein, whose translation MATSSYIVSCPSCGTGNRIPVDKEGLRGRCGNCKSALPPLYCHPQQMSDRTFDSFINSYPGPVLAEFWAPTUPHCHTFAPVVRTVAEKLAGQAAVLQISTQDNPNLAARFGIRGIPAIVLLKQGRVVGQLAGAQPLDAVLTWLKHRLSRD comes from the coding sequence ATGGCTACGTCAAGCTACATCGTTTCCTGCCCGTCTTGCGGTACTGGTAACCGTATCCCGGTTGATAAAGAGGGTTTGCGTGGGCGCTGCGGCAACTGCAAGTCAGCATTGCCGCCGCTGTACTGTCATCCCCAGCAGATGAGCGACCGGACCTTTGACTCCTTCATCAACTCCTATCCTGGTCCGGTGCTGGCTGAGTTCTGGGCTCCCACCTGACCCCACTGCCACACCTTCGCACCGGTGGTGCGGACAGTTGCTGAAAAACTAGCCGGGCAGGCGGCAGTACTACAGATCAGTACCCAAGACAATCCAAATCTGGCAGCTCGATTCGGTATCAGGGGAATTCCGGCGATAGTGCTGCTGAAGCAGGGGCGCGTTGTCGGTCAACTTGCGGGAGCGCAACCGCTCGATGCGGTTCTGACTTGGCTCAAACATAGGCTGAGCCGAGATTGA
- a CDS encoding S1C family serine protease, with protein sequence MPQYSPSDPFLRRLRWLTIAVITVLFAWHALSWADRAFQKESATPRAVTARGDLAADEKSTIELFERSRDSVVYISTSERVMDFWSRNIFTIPRGTGSGFIWDDKGHVVTNYHVIEGASEARVRLSDGKEYKASLVGASPMHDLAVLNIGTGFKGHSLPVGTSHNLKVGQKVFAIGNPFGLDWTLTTGIVSALDRSLKGESGSVIEHLIQTDAAINPGNSGGPLLDSAGRLIGINTAIYSPSGASAGVGFAVPVDTVNRVVPQLIGQGKYVRPSLGIEIDQDLNEAITEQLGVKGVAILKVRSNSPAARAGFRGITINRDRTFSPGDIITAVQGKQVETIPKLLARLDDFKVGDTVTITILRDGKQQHRSVQLQAE encoded by the coding sequence ATGCCTCAGTACTCGCCAAGTGACCCGTTCCTGCGCCGCCTGCGCTGGCTGACCATCGCAGTCATCACGGTGCTGTTCGCCTGGCATGCCCTGTCGTGGGCTGATCGGGCGTTCCAGAAAGAATCGGCAACACCGCGAGCGGTAACTGCCCGGGGCGATCTGGCCGCTGATGAAAAATCGACGATCGAATTGTTCGAACGGTCCCGCGATTCGGTTGTGTATATTTCCACATCGGAACGGGTCATGGACTTCTGGAGCCGCAATATCTTCACCATCCCCCGTGGCACCGGGTCCGGGTTCATTTGGGATGACAAGGGACATGTGGTCACCAATTACCATGTCATCGAAGGGGCTTCGGAAGCACGGGTCAGATTGTCGGACGGCAAGGAGTACAAGGCCAGTCTGGTTGGTGCCAGCCCAATGCACGATCTTGCTGTCCTGAACATCGGCACCGGCTTCAAAGGGCATTCGCTGCCGGTGGGCACCTCACACAACCTGAAAGTTGGCCAGAAGGTCTTTGCCATCGGCAATCCCTTTGGCCTCGACTGGACCCTGACCACCGGGATCGTCTCTGCTCTGGACCGGTCATTGAAGGGGGAATCCGGCAGCGTCATCGAGCATCTGATCCAGACCGATGCCGCCATCAACCCGGGCAATTCCGGCGGGCCGTTGCTTGATTCCGCCGGTCGGCTCATCGGCATCAATACCGCCATCTACAGCCCGTCCGGCGCATCCGCCGGGGTCGGCTTTGCAGTGCCGGTCGATACCGTCAACCGGGTGGTTCCGCAACTGATTGGTCAAGGGAAATATGTCCGCCCGTCCTTGGGAATTGAAATTGACCAGGATCTTAACGAAGCGATTACCGAGCAGCTTGGCGTCAAGGGTGTGGCTATACTCAAGGTGCGTTCAAATTCTCCGGCAGCACGTGCAGGGTTCAGAGGCATAACCATTAACCGCGACCGAACATTTTCTCCGGGAGACATCATTACAGCCGTACAAGGAAAACAGGTCGAAACGATTCCCAAATTGCTGGCTCGACTGGATGACTTCAAGGTAGGCGATACGGTGACCATCACCATTCTCCGTGACGGCAAACAGCAGCACCGCAGCGTTCAGTTGCAGGCAGAGTAA
- a CDS encoding phosphate-starvation-inducible PsiE family protein, whose amino-acid sequence MTERNWQQTWLHKATEKARKAKPYHLFENLIANILVLLISFIVAIALFKLGEDVINLLVNRAFDPLKHETFQTVFGGIMTLLIAMEFKHSILVVAKRQQNIIQVKTVILVSLLALARKFIILDIQAIEAAKIAALALALISLGAVYWLMRERDAWNMEHGRQEEG is encoded by the coding sequence ATGACTGAACGAAACTGGCAGCAAACATGGCTGCACAAGGCAACCGAAAAAGCACGTAAAGCGAAACCATACCATCTCTTCGAGAACCTGATCGCCAATATTCTGGTGCTGCTCATATCATTCATCGTGGCTATCGCCCTTTTCAAGCTAGGCGAGGATGTTATCAATTTGCTGGTGAACAGGGCCTTCGACCCCCTGAAGCACGAGACTTTCCAGACGGTGTTCGGCGGGATCATGACCCTGCTCATCGCCATGGAGTTCAAGCACTCCATATTGGTAGTTGCCAAACGGCAGCAGAACATCATCCAGGTAAAGACGGTCATCCTGGTTTCGTTGCTTGCCCTGGCCCGCAAATTCATTATCCTTGATATCCAGGCCATAGAAGCGGCCAAGATTGCAGCGCTGGCATTGGCACTTATCTCTCTTGGCGCCGTGTACTGGCTTATGCGGGAACGGGATGCCTGGAACATGGAGCATGGCCGGCAAGAAGAAGGATAA
- a CDS encoding chaperone modulator CbpM, translating into MTARQYEIIISRKHEMVSVPGITIHELCRLCECHLSVAKRLFSIGLIEPLSGGATPLFDRSAVIRARKALRLKRDLGLNFDAVALVMELLDRIDDLERRL; encoded by the coding sequence ATGACAGCACGACAGTATGAAATCATTATCAGCAGAAAACATGAAATGGTCTCGGTGCCGGGCATCACCATTCATGAATTGTGTAGACTGTGCGAATGCCACCTGTCGGTAGCAAAGCGGCTCTTCTCCATCGGCCTCATCGAGCCGCTGTCGGGAGGGGCAACTCCTCTGTTTGACCGGAGTGCCGTTATCAGGGCAAGGAAGGCCTTGCGCCTGAAACGGGACCTTGGTCTCAACTTCGATGCCGTGGCCCTGGTGATGGAACTGCTGGACCGTATCGACGACCTGGAGCGGCGACTATAA
- a CDS encoding DnaJ C-terminal domain-containing protein, whose amino-acid sequence MATFQDYYAILGVSKTATKEEIQRAYRKLARKYHPDINKESTAEEKFKQINEAYEVLGDPEKRARYDQVGSNWDGRFANQGYQGDNNVRFHFSNADPGQFSDFFQNLFGGGWSFGEEAEFRGGGTRRRRGRDHEATIDITLSDAYHGARKNIELERVEADSSGRPTRTRRSYDVTIPPGVTDGSLIRLAGQGGSGSGGAEAGDLFLRVQIQPDKRFTLNGHDLATTVDITPWEAALGAKVLVPTVDGRINLTVPAGTQSGQTLRVRGKGMPVTTGRYGDLLVKVRIVVPKHLSARERHLFEELAKESRFDPRT is encoded by the coding sequence ATGGCAACGTTTCAGGATTATTACGCCATCCTCGGCGTAAGCAAAACGGCAACCAAGGAAGAGATCCAGCGAGCCTACCGCAAGCTGGCACGAAAGTACCATCCCGATATCAACAAGGAAAGCACCGCCGAGGAGAAATTCAAGCAGATCAACGAAGCCTACGAGGTGTTGGGAGATCCGGAAAAACGGGCCAGGTACGATCAGGTCGGCAGCAACTGGGATGGGCGGTTCGCCAATCAGGGGTATCAGGGTGACAACAATGTGCGGTTCCATTTCTCAAATGCCGACCCGGGCCAGTTCAGTGACTTCTTTCAGAACCTGTTCGGCGGCGGATGGAGTTTTGGCGAAGAGGCCGAATTCCGGGGCGGAGGTACCAGGAGACGGCGGGGGCGGGATCATGAGGCCACTATCGACATCACGCTGTCCGACGCCTATCATGGCGCCAGAAAAAACATCGAACTGGAACGGGTAGAAGCGGACAGCAGCGGCAGACCGACCAGGACCAGACGCAGTTATGATGTCACCATCCCGCCGGGTGTTACGGACGGTTCCCTGATCCGGCTTGCTGGGCAAGGTGGCAGCGGCAGCGGCGGCGCGGAAGCGGGTGACCTGTTCCTGAGGGTCCAAATCCAACCCGACAAACGCTTCACCCTGAACGGCCATGACCTGGCCACGACGGTCGATATTACTCCCTGGGAGGCGGCTCTGGGGGCCAAGGTGCTGGTGCCAACGGTCGACGGCAGGATCAATCTCACCGTGCCGGCTGGTACCCAGAGCGGTCAGACCTTGCGGGTACGAGGCAAGGGGATGCCTGTTACCACTGGACGCTATGGAGATCTGCTGGTGAAAGTCCGCATCGTGGTGCCGAAGCATCTCTCGGCCAGGGAGCGGCATCTCTTCGAGGAATTGGCCAAGGAATCGCGATTTGATCCGCGTACGTGA
- a CDS encoding Hsp20/alpha crystallin family protein: MSNLLPEKWGEALERVHDKVGHFLNKLSPRKKEEHTPERITADALPAFMQFGSPSLDMNETTDELIIRAEMPGLKKEDFSVELVGRRLTIKGEKNVVRERKGGDGCLISECRYGSFARTVQLPYEIDEKTIAADLKHGVLTIRLPKPEKGRHARYRVPIS; this comes from the coding sequence ATGTCAAACCTGTTGCCCGAGAAATGGGGCGAGGCGCTGGAGCGGGTTCATGACAAAGTCGGCCATTTCCTGAACAAACTAAGTCCGCGGAAGAAAGAGGAACATACCCCGGAGCGGATCACAGCCGATGCCCTGCCAGCCTTCATGCAGTTTGGTAGTCCGTCGCTCGACATGAATGAAACCACTGATGAACTGATTATCAGGGCAGAAATGCCAGGGCTGAAGAAAGAAGATTTCTCAGTCGAACTTGTCGGCAGGCGGTTGACGATAAAAGGTGAAAAGAATGTTGTACGCGAGCGGAAAGGAGGTGATGGGTGCCTAATTTCAGAATGCCGGTACGGCAGCTTCGCCAGAACTGTCCAGTTGCCGTACGAAATCGATGAAAAGACGATTGCGGCGGACCTCAAACACGGGGTCCTGACCATCCGGCTCCCCAAGCCGGAGAAAGGACGGCATGCCCGCTATCGCGTGCCGATCTCCTGA
- a CDS encoding Hsp20/alpha crystallin family protein — protein sequence MAVNSLTERNDERNVQTREETRSNERYIRPAVNIIEDEEGMVLTADIPGASKESLDVNVEKGILTISAPAQHEVPGTSSYREFELANYYRQFSIPESLDHEKAHADYVNGILTLRIPKSEVAKPKRIAIQVG from the coding sequence ATGGCAGTCAACAGTCTTACGGAAAGAAATGACGAACGGAATGTGCAGACCCGTGAAGAGACGCGGTCCAACGAACGCTATATCCGCCCGGCAGTCAACATCATTGAGGATGAAGAAGGTATGGTCCTGACCGCCGACATCCCGGGCGCCTCCAAGGAATCGCTCGATGTCAACGTCGAAAAAGGTATTCTCACCATCAGCGCACCGGCACAGCACGAGGTGCCCGGAACTTCGTCCTATCGGGAATTTGAACTGGCAAACTACTACCGCCAGTTCTCGATCCCCGAGAGCCTCGATCATGAAAAGGCCCATGCCGACTACGTGAACGGCATCCTGACCCTGCGGATACCGAAGTCTGAAGTCGCCAAACCGAAACGGATCGCAATCCAGGTCGGCTGA